The following are encoded in a window of Sinorhizobium sojae CCBAU 05684 genomic DNA:
- a CDS encoding efflux RND transporter permease subunit produces MPSFFIDRPIFAWVVAIFIMVAGIIALPLLPVSQYPNVAPPQISINASYPGASSQDTYQSVTRLIENELNGIEGLMYFESTSSASGSVEINATFAPGTDPSQASVDIQNRVQRVEPRLPDSVRQQGVQVDEAGSGFLLIVSLTSTDGSMDAIGLGDYLSRNVLSEIQRVPGVGRAQLFATERSMRIWLDPDKMLGLNLTAADVTAAIQAQNAQIASGSIGAQPNPITQQISAPVVIKGQLSTPEEFGAIVLRANADGSAVRLRDVARIEIGGESYSFSTRLNGKPSAAIAVQLSPSANAMSTSAAVKARMDELAEFFPAGLEYSIPYDTSPFVKVSIEKVVETLVEAVALVFLVMLLFLQNIRYTIIPTLVVPIALLGTCAVMLAMGFSINVLTMFGMVLAIGILVDDAIIVVENVERIMSEEGLTPKEATRKAMRQITGAVIGITLVLASVFIPMAFFPGAVGVIYRQFSLTMVVSILFSALLALSLTPALCASFLRQVPRGHHHAKRGFFGWFNRGFDRSSRGYTRVVGGLVTRTGRLMLVYLALLAGLGWAFLQLPSSFLPDEDQGYVIVMMQLPSEATGNRTTEVIEQAETIFGQEPAVDRIVAINGFSFFGTGQNAGLAFVTLKDWNERDADNSAQAIAGRATMAMSQIKDAISFALSPPAIQGLGTTGGFSFRLQDRAGLGETALAEARDQLLGLAAQSKIVTGVRFEGMPDAAQVSVTIDREKANAFGVTFADINSTISTNLGSSYVNDFPNAGRMQRVTVQADENKRMQTADLLNLNVRNSNGGMVPLSAFATVEWIKAPTQTVGYNGYPAVRISGNAAPGYSSGDAIAEMERLAGELPAGFGYEWTGQSLQEIQSGSQAPLLIALSCLLVFLCLAALYESWSIPVSVIMVVPLGVIGAVLAVTMRDMPNDVYFKVGLIAIIGLSAKNAILIIEFAKELRDQGRSLIDATLEAVHLRFRPILMTSLAFTLGVVPLAIATGASSASQRAIGTGVMGGMISATVLAIFFVPVFFVFVMKIFGRRKATDEAPEIGTISPAE; encoded by the coding sequence ATGCCCAGCTTCTTCATAGACAGGCCGATCTTTGCCTGGGTGGTGGCGATCTTCATCATGGTCGCCGGCATCATCGCCCTGCCGCTCTTGCCGGTGTCGCAATATCCGAACGTCGCCCCGCCGCAGATATCGATCAATGCCAGCTACCCCGGTGCCTCGTCGCAGGACACCTATCAGAGTGTCACGCGGCTCATTGAGAACGAGCTCAACGGCATCGAAGGGCTTATGTATTTTGAATCGACCTCGAGCGCTTCGGGCTCGGTCGAGATCAACGCCACATTTGCACCCGGCACCGACCCCAGCCAGGCCTCGGTCGACATCCAGAACCGCGTGCAGCGCGTCGAGCCGCGCCTGCCCGATTCGGTCCGGCAGCAGGGCGTGCAGGTGGATGAGGCCGGTTCCGGCTTCCTGCTGATCGTCTCGCTCACCTCGACCGACGGGTCGATGGATGCGATCGGTCTCGGCGACTATCTGAGCCGCAACGTCCTCAGTGAAATCCAGCGCGTGCCGGGCGTCGGCCGCGCCCAGCTCTTCGCGACCGAACGCTCGATGCGCATCTGGCTCGATCCGGACAAAATGCTCGGGCTCAACCTGACCGCCGCCGATGTGACCGCCGCGATCCAGGCGCAGAACGCCCAGATCGCCTCCGGCTCGATCGGTGCCCAGCCGAACCCGATCACCCAGCAGATCAGCGCCCCCGTGGTTATCAAGGGGCAGCTTTCGACCCCTGAGGAATTCGGCGCGATCGTGCTGAGGGCGAATGCCGACGGCTCGGCCGTGCGCCTGCGCGACGTCGCCCGCATCGAGATCGGCGGCGAGAGCTATTCCTTCTCCACCCGTCTCAACGGCAAACCCTCCGCCGCGATCGCCGTGCAGCTCTCGCCGAGCGCCAATGCGATGTCGACCTCGGCGGCGGTCAAGGCGCGCATGGATGAGCTTGCCGAATTCTTTCCGGCGGGTCTCGAATATTCCATTCCCTACGACACCTCGCCTTTCGTCAAGGTTTCGATCGAGAAGGTGGTCGAGACGCTCGTCGAAGCCGTCGCGCTCGTCTTCCTGGTTATGCTCCTGTTCCTTCAGAATATCCGCTACACCATCATCCCGACCCTGGTCGTGCCGATCGCCCTTCTCGGCACCTGCGCAGTGATGCTGGCGATGGGCTTCTCGATCAACGTGCTGACGATGTTCGGCATGGTGCTGGCGATTGGCATCCTCGTCGATGATGCCATCATCGTCGTCGAGAATGTCGAGCGGATCATGTCGGAAGAAGGGCTGACGCCGAAAGAGGCGACCCGCAAGGCGATGAGGCAGATCACCGGCGCGGTCATCGGCATCACGCTGGTGCTCGCCTCGGTGTTCATCCCGATGGCCTTTTTCCCGGGTGCCGTCGGCGTCATCTACCGCCAGTTCAGCCTGACCATGGTGGTCTCGATCCTGTTCTCGGCGCTGCTCGCGCTGTCATTGACGCCGGCGCTCTGCGCAAGCTTCCTGAGGCAGGTGCCGAGGGGCCATCACCACGCCAAACGGGGCTTCTTCGGCTGGTTCAATCGCGGCTTCGACCGGTCCTCTCGCGGCTATACGCGCGTCGTCGGCGGCCTCGTCACCCGCACCGGCCGCCTGATGCTCGTCTATCTGGCCCTGCTTGCGGGCCTCGGCTGGGCCTTCCTGCAACTGCCCTCCTCCTTCCTGCCGGACGAGGACCAGGGCTATGTCATCGTCATGATGCAATTGCCCTCGGAAGCGACCGGCAACCGCACGACGGAAGTGATCGAGCAGGCGGAGACGATCTTCGGCCAGGAGCCGGCGGTCGACCGCATCGTCGCCATCAACGGCTTCTCCTTCTTCGGCACCGGCCAGAATGCGGGGCTTGCCTTCGTGACGCTGAAGGACTGGAACGAGCGTGACGCCGACAATTCCGCCCAGGCGATCGCCGGCCGCGCAACGATGGCGATGAGTCAGATCAAGGACGCGATCAGCTTCGCGCTGTCACCGCCCGCGATTCAGGGCCTCGGCACCACCGGCGGATTTTCCTTCCGCCTGCAGGATCGTGCCGGCCTCGGCGAAACGGCGCTTGCGGAAGCGCGCGACCAGCTTCTCGGGCTTGCTGCACAGAGCAAGATCGTGACCGGCGTTCGCTTCGAGGGCATGCCCGATGCCGCGCAGGTGAGCGTCACCATCGACCGCGAGAAGGCCAACGCCTTCGGGGTGACCTTTGCCGACATCAACTCGACGATCTCGACCAATCTCGGCTCCTCCTATGTCAACGACTTCCCGAATGCCGGCCGCATGCAACGCGTGACGGTGCAGGCGGACGAGAACAAGCGCATGCAGACGGCGGACCTCCTGAACCTCAATGTCCGCAATTCGAACGGCGGCATGGTTCCGCTCTCCGCCTTCGCGACGGTCGAATGGATCAAGGCACCGACGCAGACCGTCGGCTATAACGGCTATCCCGCCGTCCGCATCAGCGGCAATGCGGCGCCCGGCTACTCCTCCGGCGATGCCATCGCCGAAATGGAACGGCTGGCCGGCGAGCTGCCGGCGGGCTTCGGCTATGAGTGGACCGGGCAATCGCTGCAGGAGATCCAGTCGGGCTCCCAGGCGCCGCTGCTGATTGCGCTCTCCTGTCTGCTCGTCTTCCTGTGCCTGGCGGCGCTCTACGAGAGCTGGTCGATCCCGGTCTCGGTGATCATGGTCGTGCCGCTTGGCGTCATCGGTGCGGTGCTGGCGGTAACAATGCGCGACATGCCGAACGACGTCTACTTCAAGGTCGGCCTGATCGCGATCATCGGCCTCTCGGCGAAGAACGCCATCCTGATCATCGAGTTCGCAAAGGAACTCAGGGATCAGGGCAGGTCGCTGATCGACGCCACCCTGGAGGCGGTGCACCTGCGCTTCCGCCCCATCCTGATGACCTCGCTCGCCTTCACGCTCGGCGTGGTGCCGTTGGCGATCGCGACGGGCGCAAGCTCTGCCAGCCAGCGCGCCATCGGTACCGGCGTCATGGGTGGTATGATTTCGGCAACGGTGCTGGCGATCTTCTTCGTGCCGGTCTTCTTCGTGTTCGTCATGAAGATATTCGGGCGAAGGAAGGCCACGGACGAGGCGCCCGAGATCGGGACCATAAGCCCCGCCGAATGA
- a CDS encoding TetR family transcriptional regulator, with the protein MRRTKADAEATRKKILNAAEHIFYEKGVSNTTLEEVASEAGVTRGAIYWHFANKTDLFLALYEAVPLPHEDMIARDIETEAFDTLAIVEGATGDWLETLARDEQRQRILSIMLRCDYDHAMSAVLAKQREIDERHNAMLELAFSRAWERGQLQDRWTPASAVRALHWMMMGLCTDWLLFGRSFDLVAEGHETLQRLFSGFRREAAAARPPSSTEGSEQEVP; encoded by the coding sequence ATGCGCCGAACCAAGGCCGATGCCGAGGCGACACGAAAGAAGATCCTGAACGCCGCCGAGCACATTTTCTATGAAAAGGGCGTTTCCAACACGACGCTCGAGGAAGTGGCGAGCGAAGCGGGGGTCACGCGCGGCGCCATCTACTGGCACTTCGCCAACAAGACGGACCTCTTCCTGGCGCTCTACGAAGCGGTGCCGCTGCCGCATGAGGACATGATCGCGCGCGACATCGAGACCGAAGCCTTCGACACGCTGGCCATCGTCGAGGGGGCGACCGGCGACTGGCTGGAGACGCTCGCCAGGGACGAGCAGCGACAGCGCATCCTTTCTATCATGCTCCGCTGCGACTACGACCATGCCATGTCGGCCGTGCTGGCAAAGCAAAGGGAAATCGACGAACGGCACAATGCCATGCTCGAACTCGCCTTCTCCCGGGCCTGGGAGAGAGGGCAGTTGCAGGACCGCTGGACACCCGCCTCCGCCGTGCGCGCGCTGCACTGGATGATGATGGGACTGTGCACCGATTGGCTGCTCTTCGGCCGCAGCTTCGACCTGGTGGCTGAGGGGCACGAGACGCTTCAGCGCCTGTTTTCAGGCTTCAGGCGGGAAGCCGCCGCAGCCCGGCCGCCATCCTCGACCGAAGGCAGCGAACAGGAAGTGCCATAG
- a CDS encoding response regulator translates to MERKVDENHPLRDTRVLIAEDEILIALDLEAAFRDAGAEVVGPFMTLTEALTAAESERVSIAILDIRLGTATTEAVSDLLTKRGIPFLFYSGQRLTPEMQRKCGDAVLIDKPAKQEDLVGAAVGILAA, encoded by the coding sequence ATGGAGCGGAAGGTTGACGAGAATCACCCGCTACGCGACACTAGGGTGCTGATCGCGGAAGACGAGATCCTGATCGCGCTCGACCTCGAAGCGGCCTTTCGTGATGCCGGGGCCGAGGTCGTCGGCCCCTTCATGACGCTTACCGAGGCCTTGACCGCGGCCGAGAGCGAACGGGTTTCCATTGCGATCCTGGATATCCGCCTCGGCACGGCAACGACCGAAGCGGTCAGCGACCTGCTCACCAAACGCGGCATCCCCTTCCTTTTCTACAGTGGACAAAGGCTGACGCCCGAGATGCAAAGGAAGTGCGGCGACGCCGTGCTGATCGACAAACCGGCGAAGCAGGAGGACCTGGTGGGCGCGGCGGTCGGGATCCTCGCCGCGTGA
- the polA gene encoding DNA polymerase I, translating to MKNGDHLFLVDGSGFIFRAFHAIPPLNRKSDGLPVNAVAGFCNMLWKLLTDARDTSVGVTPTHFAVIFDYSSKTFRNVLYDQYKANRTAPPEDLIPQFGLIRHATRAFDLPCIEKEGYEADDLIATYARLAEEAGADVTIISSDKDLMQLVTPKVAMYDSMKDKQITIADVIEKWGVPPEKMIDLQAMTGDSTDNVPGIPGIGPKTAAQLLEEYGDLDTLLARAGEIKQQKRRESIIANADMARLSRELVTLKKDTPLDVALDDLRLDSQDGPKLIAFLKAMEFNTLTRRVAAATDTDAEAIEAAHVPVEWGAEAHGPDLDAGEAAGPPPSPKSSSAVPPRGDAAKAAVSFTTGRGDVDATGATPQGLAQARADAFAKAPFDHASYVTIRDLDTLDRWISAAREAGLVGFDTETTSLDPMRADLVGFSLAIANYGDGPSGGKIRAAYVPLIHKSGVGDLLGGGLVENQVPANEALSRLKTILEDPSVLKVAQNLKYDYLVMKRYGIAVESFDDTMLMSYVLDAGNGTHGMDSLSERWLGHTPIVYKDIAGSGKAAVSFDYIDIDKATAYAAEDADVTLRLWHVLKPRLAAKGLTRVYERLERPLVAVLARMEERGITVDRQILSRLSGELAQGAAALEDEIYQLAGESFTIGSPKQLGDILFGKMGLPGGSKTRTGQWSTSAQVLEDLAATGHDLPRKIVDWRQLTKLKSTYTDALPGFVHPETKRVHTCYALAATTTGRLSSSEPNLQNIPVRTAEGRRIRTAFVATPGHKLVSADYSQIELRVLAHVANIPQLRQAFADGVDIHAMTASEMFGVPVEGMPSEIRRRAKAINFGIIYGISAFGLANQLSIERSEAGDYIKRYFERFPGIRDYMESTKAFAREHGYVETIFGRRAHYPDIRSSNPSMRAFNERAAINAPIQGSAADVIRRAMVKMEPALDEAKLSARMLLQVHDELIFEVEEGEIERTIPVIVSVMENAAMPALSMKVPLKVDARAAHNWDEAH from the coding sequence ATGAAAAACGGTGACCATCTCTTCCTCGTCGACGGCTCGGGCTTCATCTTCCGGGCGTTCCACGCCATCCCGCCGCTCAACCGCAAGTCGGACGGCCTGCCCGTCAATGCGGTGGCCGGCTTCTGCAACATGCTGTGGAAGCTCCTGACGGATGCGCGCGACACCTCCGTCGGCGTGACGCCGACGCATTTCGCGGTGATCTTCGACTATTCCTCGAAGACATTCCGCAACGTCCTTTACGACCAGTACAAGGCGAACCGCACCGCGCCGCCGGAAGACCTGATTCCGCAATTCGGACTGATTCGCCACGCCACCCGTGCATTCGACCTGCCCTGCATTGAAAAGGAAGGCTATGAGGCGGACGATCTGATCGCCACCTATGCGCGCCTCGCCGAGGAGGCGGGTGCCGACGTCACCATCATCTCCTCGGACAAGGACCTCATGCAACTCGTGACGCCGAAGGTGGCGATGTACGACAGCATGAAGGACAAGCAGATCACCATTGCCGATGTCATCGAGAAATGGGGCGTGCCGCCGGAGAAGATGATCGATTTACAGGCGATGACCGGCGATTCGACAGACAACGTGCCTGGCATCCCCGGCATCGGACCTAAAACGGCGGCCCAGCTGTTGGAGGAGTATGGCGATCTCGACACGCTGCTTGCCCGTGCCGGCGAGATCAAGCAGCAGAAGCGGCGCGAGTCGATTATCGCCAATGCCGATATGGCGCGGCTCTCGCGCGAGCTCGTCACCTTGAAGAAGGACACGCCGCTCGACGTCGCGCTCGACGATCTCAGGCTCGATTCGCAGGACGGTCCGAAGCTCATCGCCTTTCTCAAGGCGATGGAGTTCAACACGCTGACGCGCCGCGTCGCGGCCGCGACCGATACGGATGCGGAGGCGATCGAAGCGGCTCACGTGCCGGTCGAGTGGGGCGCTGAGGCGCATGGTCCGGATCTCGACGCCGGCGAGGCCGCCGGCCCGCCGCCGTCACCCAAATCGTCGAGTGCCGTCCCGCCGCGCGGAGACGCGGCAAAGGCGGCTGTTTCGTTTACCACCGGCAGGGGCGACGTCGATGCCACGGGAGCGACGCCGCAGGGGCTGGCGCAGGCACGCGCCGACGCCTTCGCAAAGGCACCCTTCGACCACGCCAGCTATGTGACGATCCGCGATCTCGATACCCTCGACCGCTGGATTTCCGCTGCACGCGAGGCGGGGCTTGTCGGCTTCGACACGGAAACGACTTCGCTCGATCCGATGCGGGCCGATCTCGTCGGCTTTTCGCTGGCGATCGCCAATTACGGCGACGGCCCTTCCGGTGGGAAGATCCGTGCGGCCTATGTGCCGCTCATACACAAGAGCGGCGTCGGTGATCTGCTGGGCGGCGGTCTCGTCGAAAACCAGGTGCCGGCGAATGAAGCATTGAGCCGGCTAAAGACTATCCTCGAGGACCCTTCTGTCCTCAAGGTGGCGCAGAATCTCAAATATGATTACCTCGTCATGAAGCGGTACGGCATAGCCGTCGAGAGCTTCGATGACACGATGCTGATGTCGTATGTGCTCGATGCCGGCAACGGCACGCACGGGATGGATTCGCTTTCGGAACGCTGGCTCGGCCACACGCCGATCGTCTACAAGGACATTGCCGGCAGCGGCAAGGCTGCCGTGAGCTTCGATTACATCGACATCGACAAGGCGACGGCCTATGCGGCGGAGGATGCGGACGTCACATTGAGACTTTGGCACGTGCTCAAGCCGCGGCTTGCCGCCAAGGGCCTTACGCGCGTCTATGAGCGGCTCGAAAGACCACTCGTCGCGGTTCTCGCCCGGATGGAGGAGCGCGGCATCACCGTGGACCGCCAAATCCTCTCGCGCCTTTCGGGAGAGCTGGCGCAGGGGGCGGCCGCGCTCGAGGACGAGATCTATCAGCTGGCGGGTGAAAGCTTCACCATCGGCTCACCGAAGCAGCTGGGCGACATCCTGTTCGGCAAGATGGGCCTGCCTGGCGGCTCAAAGACCAGGACGGGCCAATGGTCGACCTCCGCCCAGGTGCTCGAGGATCTGGCCGCGACCGGCCACGACCTGCCGCGCAAGATCGTTGACTGGCGGCAACTCACCAAGCTCAAATCGACCTATACGGACGCGCTTCCGGGCTTCGTGCATCCCGAAACGAAGCGGGTCCACACCTGCTATGCGCTGGCCGCGACGACGACCGGTCGTCTATCCTCCTCGGAGCCGAACCTGCAGAACATTCCGGTGAGGACTGCCGAGGGGCGCCGCATCCGCACGGCCTTCGTCGCGACACCGGGGCATAAGCTGGTCTCCGCGGACTACAGCCAGATCGAACTTCGGGTGCTTGCGCATGTGGCGAACATCCCGCAGTTGCGCCAGGCCTTCGCCGACGGGGTCGACATCCATGCGATGACCGCCTCCGAAATGTTCGGCGTTCCGGTCGAAGGCATGCCGAGCGAGATCCGCCGCCGCGCCAAGGCGATCAATTTCGGCATCATCTACGGCATTTCCGCCTTCGGCCTCGCAAACCAGCTGTCGATCGAGCGCTCGGAAGCAGGCGATTACATCAAACGATACTTCGAGCGTTTCCCCGGCATCCGCGACTATATGGAGAGCACCAAGGCCTTCGCCCGCGAGCACGGCTATGTGGAAACGATCTTCGGGCGCCGGGCCCATTATCCGGATATTCGCTCCTCCAATCCCTCGATGCGCGCCTTCAATGAGCGTGCGGCGATCAATGCCCCGATCCAGGGATCGGCCGCCGACGTCATCCGCCGGGCCATGGTCAAGATGGAGCCGGCGCTCGACGAAGCGAAGCTCTCCGCCCGCATGCTGCTTCAGGTTCACGACGAGCTGATCTTCGAAGTGGAAGAGGGCGAGATCGAGCGCACCATTCCCGTGATCGTCTCGGTGATGGAGAATGCCGCGATGCCGGCGCTCAGCATGAAGGTGCCGCTGAAGGTCGACGCGCGCGCGGCGCACAACTGGGATGAGGCGCACTAA
- a CDS encoding MarR family winged helix-turn-helix transcriptional regulator: protein MAFNRMESASYLASLLAKSFSRALQERGQKLGFAPGQFPILLELWAEDGLTQKQLLERIDVEQATMANTLARMERDGLIVRRKHPSDRRSQQIFLTDRARDIEAAAKEAAAAAEQSLLSGFRRFEKELMLEYMRMALANSPRGNGAS, encoded by the coding sequence ATGGCCTTCAATCGTATGGAATCTGCGAGCTATCTGGCCAGCCTGCTGGCGAAGAGCTTCTCCCGCGCGCTGCAGGAGCGAGGGCAGAAGCTTGGCTTCGCCCCGGGGCAGTTTCCCATTCTGCTCGAATTATGGGCCGAGGACGGCCTGACGCAGAAGCAGCTGCTCGAGCGGATCGACGTGGAACAGGCGACCATGGCCAACACGCTCGCCCGCATGGAGCGCGACGGCCTCATCGTCCGCCGTAAGCACCCGAGCGACCGGCGCTCCCAGCAGATCTTCCTAACCGACCGCGCCCGCGATATCGAGGCGGCCGCGAAGGAAGCGGCCGCCGCAGCGGAGCAGTCGCTGCTCTCCGGCTTCCGCCGGTTCGAGAAGGAGCTCATGCTCGAATATATGCGCATGGCGCTCGCCAATTCGCCGCGCGGCAACGGCGCCTCCTGA
- a CDS encoding M20/M25/M40 family metallo-hydrolase: protein MMADITPVLDRADANLPKSLERLFDLLRMKSISTDPAYNIECSKAAEWLARELQALGFDASVRDTPGHPMVVGHHPGEGSGAPHLLFYGHYDVQPVDPLELWEAPPFEPGLKEVEPGRKVITGRGTSDDKGQLMTFVEALRAYKETRGALPCRITILFEGEEESGSPSLKPFLEANADELKADYALICDTGMWDRETPAISAGLRGLVGEEIIVRAADRDLHSGLYGGAAANPIHILAEIVAGLHDETGRVTLDDFYEGVEETPTEVKATWEELESAAEKLLGEVGLSIPSGENGRSVLELTWARPTAEVNGIVGGYTGDGFKTVIAAQASAKVSFRLVGHQDPVKIRESFRAYVRSRIPADCSVEFHPHGASPAIHLPYDSALLNTAKAALSEEWPKPAVVIGMGGSIPIVGDFQSMLGMESLLVGFALADDRIHSPNEKYELASFHKGIRSWIRILDALAA, encoded by the coding sequence ATGATGGCAGATATCACCCCGGTTCTCGACCGCGCCGACGCAAACCTCCCGAAAAGCCTCGAACGCCTCTTCGACCTCCTCCGCATGAAGTCCATCTCCACCGATCCCGCCTACAACATCGAATGCAGCAAGGCGGCCGAATGGCTGGCTCGCGAGCTGCAGGCGCTCGGCTTCGACGCGTCCGTGCGCGACACGCCCGGCCATCCGATGGTGGTAGGCCACCACCCCGGCGAGGGGTCGGGCGCCCCGCATCTGCTCTTCTACGGCCATTACGACGTGCAGCCGGTCGATCCGCTGGAGCTTTGGGAAGCGCCGCCCTTCGAGCCCGGGCTCAAGGAAGTGGAGCCCGGCCGAAAGGTCATTACCGGCCGGGGCACGTCCGACGACAAGGGGCAGTTGATGACCTTCGTCGAGGCGCTGCGCGCCTATAAGGAGACCAGAGGGGCGCTTCCCTGCCGAATCACCATTCTCTTCGAGGGCGAAGAGGAATCCGGCTCACCCTCGCTCAAGCCCTTCCTCGAGGCCAATGCCGACGAACTCAAGGCGGACTACGCGCTGATCTGCGATACGGGCATGTGGGACCGCGAAACGCCGGCGATCTCGGCGGGCCTGCGCGGCCTTGTCGGCGAGGAGATCATCGTGAGGGCGGCGGATCGCGATCTGCATTCCGGCCTCTACGGCGGCGCGGCGGCAAACCCGATCCATATCCTGGCCGAGATCGTGGCCGGGCTGCACGACGAGACCGGCCGCGTCACGCTCGACGATTTCTACGAAGGGGTCGAGGAAACGCCCACCGAGGTCAAGGCGACCTGGGAGGAACTCGAGAGTGCAGCGGAAAAGCTCCTCGGCGAGGTCGGCCTTTCCATTCCCTCCGGCGAAAATGGCCGATCGGTGCTCGAACTGACCTGGGCACGGCCGACGGCGGAGGTCAACGGAATCGTCGGAGGCTATACCGGCGATGGCTTCAAAACGGTGATTGCGGCTCAGGCCTCCGCCAAGGTCTCGTTTCGTCTCGTCGGCCACCAGGATCCGGTGAAGATCCGAGAGAGCTTCCGCGCCTATGTCCGCTCCAGAATTCCGGCGGACTGCTCGGTCGAGTTCCACCCGCACGGCGCTTCGCCGGCGATTCACCTGCCGTACGATTCGGCGCTGCTCAATACCGCCAAGGCCGCGCTTTCGGAGGAATGGCCGAAGCCTGCCGTCGTCATCGGCATGGGCGGATCGATCCCGATCGTCGGCGATTTCCAGAGCATGCTCGGCATGGAATCGCTGCTCGTCGGCTTCGCCCTTGCCGACGACCGTATTCACTCGCCGAACGAGAAATACGAGCTCGCATCTTTCCACAAGGGCATCCGCTCCTGGATCCGCATCCTGGACGCGCTGGCGGCGTGA
- a CDS encoding lysylphosphatidylglycerol synthase transmembrane domain-containing protein → MRRVQKYFWPVVGLAAILLSVNALYHELRGLSLEEFIASFQAITMRSWLLAIGSTLIAYAALAAYDRLALDHLGHRISLWFITVCSFTTYALSHNLGASVFSGAVVRYRAYRSKGLTPGEVGVLVAFCSFTFALGTLMLSAIVLLMRPNIIERFAEFLPVEMSLTTGILILALIGLYVLGSLIGLRPLRTRWFQLQYPRPSIVARQLIIAPVELLGAAGIIYFALPEAANPGYVVVLGIFLASFSAALLSHAPGGLGVLELVFIAALPEVDPADVLAALAIFRLLYLLIPFVMALVVIFVFEHSRFLERRNEIGP, encoded by the coding sequence ATGAGGCGGGTGCAGAAATATTTCTGGCCCGTGGTCGGGCTGGCGGCGATTCTCCTGTCGGTAAACGCGCTCTATCACGAACTTCGCGGCCTCTCCCTCGAAGAGTTCATCGCGAGCTTCCAGGCCATTACCATGCGGAGCTGGCTGCTCGCGATCGGGTCGACTCTGATCGCCTATGCGGCGCTAGCCGCCTATGACCGGCTGGCACTCGACCATCTCGGCCACCGCATCTCCCTCTGGTTCATTACGGTCTGCTCGTTCACGACCTACGCGCTGTCGCATAATCTCGGTGCATCGGTGTTTTCCGGGGCGGTGGTGCGCTACCGGGCCTATCGGTCGAAGGGACTGACGCCTGGGGAAGTCGGAGTGCTCGTCGCCTTCTGCTCGTTTACCTTCGCACTCGGCACGCTGATGCTGTCGGCGATCGTGCTGCTGATGAGACCCAACATCATCGAGCGTTTCGCGGAGTTCCTGCCGGTCGAGATGTCGCTGACCACGGGCATCCTCATCCTTGCGCTCATCGGCCTCTACGTGCTTGGCAGCCTCATCGGATTGCGGCCGCTGCGCACGCGCTGGTTCCAGCTGCAATATCCCCGGCCTTCGATCGTCGCGAGGCAATTGATCATCGCTCCGGTCGAACTTCTCGGCGCCGCGGGGATCATCTATTTCGCGCTGCCCGAGGCCGCGAATCCGGGCTATGTCGTCGTTCTCGGAATATTCCTCGCCTCCTTCTCGGCGGCCCTGCTCTCGCATGCGCCGGGCGGCCTCGGCGTGCTCGAGCTGGTCTTCATCGCCGCGCTGCCCGAGGTCGACCCAGCCGATGTGCTCGCCGCGCTTGCGATCTTCCGGCTGCTCTACCTGCTCATTCCCTTCGTCATGGCGCTTGTCGTCATCTTCGTCTTCGAGCACTCCCGTTTCCTCGAGCGGCGAAACGAAATAGGGCCGTAG